A section of the Streptomyces sp. SCL15-4 genome encodes:
- a CDS encoding alpha/beta hydrolase, whose protein sequence is MPVCTTRDGVEIFYKDWGQGRPVVFIHGWPLNGDAWQDQLKAVADAGFRGIAHDRRGHGRSTPVWDGYDFDTFADDLSDLLTHLDLTDVTLVAHSMGGGELARYVGRHGTGRLRSAVLLSAVPPVMAQSDDNPEGVPAEVFEQIKSGILNERSQFWKDTAEGFFSTNRPDGKVTQGNKDAFWYMAMAQTIEGGVRCVDAFAYTDFTADLKKFDIPVLVVHGDDDQVVPIDATGRKSAEIIADAELKVYEGGSHGIAMVPGDKDRFTKDLLDFLAR, encoded by the coding sequence ATGCCTGTGTGCACGACGCGCGACGGGGTGGAGATCTTCTACAAGGACTGGGGCCAGGGCAGGCCCGTGGTGTTCATCCACGGATGGCCGCTCAACGGCGATGCCTGGCAGGACCAGCTCAAGGCCGTCGCCGACGCCGGCTTCCGCGGAATCGCCCACGACCGCCGCGGCCACGGGCGCTCCACACCGGTGTGGGACGGGTACGACTTCGACACCTTCGCCGACGACCTGAGCGACCTGCTCACGCACCTCGACCTGACCGACGTGACGCTGGTCGCGCACTCGATGGGCGGTGGCGAGCTGGCCCGCTACGTCGGCCGGCACGGGACCGGGCGGCTGCGCTCGGCGGTGCTGCTGTCCGCCGTCCCGCCGGTCATGGCACAGTCGGACGACAACCCCGAGGGCGTACCGGCCGAGGTCTTCGAGCAGATCAAGAGCGGCATCCTCAACGAGCGCTCGCAGTTCTGGAAGGACACCGCGGAGGGCTTCTTCTCCACCAACCGGCCCGATGGCAAGGTCACGCAGGGCAACAAGGATGCCTTCTGGTACATGGCGATGGCGCAGACCATCGAGGGCGGCGTGCGCTGCGTGGACGCCTTCGCGTACACGGACTTCACCGCTGACCTGAAGAAGTTCGACATCCCCGTACTGGTGGTGCACGGCGACGACGACCAGGTCGTCCCCATCGACGCCACCGGCCGCAAGTCGGCCGAGATCATCGCCGACGCCGAGCTGAAGGTGTACGAGGGCGGCTCGCACGGCATCGCGATGGTGCCGGGCGACAAGGACCGCTTCACCAAGGACCTGCTGGACTTCCTCGCCCGGTAA
- a CDS encoding S1 family peptidase gives MRISRLAPVLAAAAVSLLALFSPTASAAPATAPVATKGPQPIIGGGYAGSGPWAARLYSNGQETCTATIIAPTWVLTAKHCVSGGSLSFRIGSLDQYSGGTVANGVQTYTHGADLALVRLDRSVSTTYATLGQPGTVRVGQSVQVYGWGATSQCGSEINCQSRYLKVADVTVSSGCTDAYGGSAICAYRGNGITAGGDSGGPMMANGVQVGVASTSDRQTNTAYTNVTAYRSWIQSVAGV, from the coding sequence TTGCGTATATCAAGGCTTGCGCCCGTTCTCGCGGCGGCGGCGGTCTCCCTCCTCGCGCTCTTCTCCCCCACGGCCTCGGCGGCGCCCGCGACGGCACCCGTCGCCACCAAGGGTCCCCAGCCCATCATCGGCGGCGGGTACGCCGGCAGCGGCCCCTGGGCCGCCCGGCTGTACTCGAACGGCCAGGAGACCTGTACGGCGACGATCATCGCCCCGACCTGGGTCCTCACCGCCAAGCACTGTGTGAGCGGCGGCTCGCTGTCGTTCCGCATCGGCAGCCTGGACCAGTACAGCGGCGGCACGGTGGCCAACGGCGTCCAGACCTACACCCACGGCGCGGACCTGGCGCTCGTCCGGCTCGACCGTTCCGTCTCGACGACCTACGCCACTCTCGGGCAGCCCGGTACGGTGCGGGTCGGCCAGAGCGTGCAGGTGTACGGCTGGGGCGCCACCTCCCAGTGCGGCTCGGAGATCAACTGCCAGTCGCGCTACCTGAAGGTCGCCGATGTCACCGTCTCCAGCGGCTGCACCGACGCCTACGGCGGCTCCGCGATCTGCGCCTACCGGGGCAACGGGATCACCGCCGGCGGTGACTCCGGCGGCCCGATGATGGCGAACGGCGTCCAGGTCGGCGTCGCCTCCACCAGCGACCGTCAGACGAACACGGCGTACACCAATGTGACGGCGTACCGTTCCTGGATCCAGTCGGTCGCCGGCGTCTGA
- a CDS encoding chlorophyllase, protein MSASADPAAVFDPSAPVLSYSPVILSVPGRPVDLHVRVSAPATGTGLPVILLSHGHGGSHHLSSLNGYAPLANLWAAAGFAVVQPTHLSSRTLSHRLTGAPGGPFFWRSRAEDMSRIIDRLDEIEDTVPQLAGRLDHDSVAVAGHSLGGHTAALLLGARITDPGTGEEADLIERRIKAGVLLAAPGRGGDVLNGRMAAQTPFFHTTDFSTMTTPALVVAGDKDDSRHFTDVGPDWHADPYRLAPAPKTLLTLFGAEHLLGGVSGYDAAETTDENPALVAALAHLTSAYLRTRFRPADPAWRTACQALTSGSDPVGRVETK, encoded by the coding sequence ATGAGCGCATCCGCAGACCCTGCCGCCGTCTTCGACCCTTCCGCACCCGTCCTGTCGTACAGCCCGGTGATCCTCTCCGTACCCGGACGGCCCGTGGACCTCCACGTCCGCGTCTCCGCGCCCGCGACCGGGACCGGCCTGCCGGTCATCCTGCTCTCGCACGGCCACGGCGGTTCCCACCACCTCTCCTCGCTGAACGGGTACGCGCCCCTCGCCAACCTCTGGGCCGCGGCCGGGTTCGCCGTCGTCCAGCCGACCCACCTCAGCTCCCGGACGCTGAGCCACCGGCTCACCGGCGCGCCGGGAGGCCCCTTCTTCTGGCGCTCCCGCGCCGAGGACATGAGCCGCATCATCGACCGGCTGGACGAGATCGAGGACACCGTGCCGCAGCTGGCCGGGCGCCTCGACCACGACAGCGTCGCGGTCGCCGGGCACTCCCTCGGCGGCCACACCGCCGCGCTTCTGCTGGGCGCCCGGATCACCGACCCCGGCACCGGGGAGGAGGCGGATCTGATCGAGCGCCGGATCAAGGCGGGCGTGCTGCTGGCCGCACCGGGCCGGGGCGGCGACGTCCTCAACGGACGGATGGCCGCGCAGACGCCGTTCTTCCACACCACCGACTTCTCCACGATGACCACGCCCGCCCTGGTCGTGGCCGGCGACAAGGACGACTCCCGGCACTTCACCGATGTCGGCCCCGACTGGCACGCCGACCCGTACCGCCTCGCCCCCGCGCCCAAGACGCTGCTCACGCTGTTCGGCGCCGAGCACCTGCTCGGCGGCGTCTCCGGTTACGACGCCGCCGAGACCACCGACGAGAACCCGGCGCTGGTCGCCGCCCTCGCACACCTCACCTCCGCCTACCTGCGCACCCGGTTCCGGCCCGCCGACCCCGCCTGGCGGACGGCGTGCCAGGCCCTGACGAGCGGCTCCGACCCGGTCGGACGCGTCGAGACCAAGTAG
- a CDS encoding rhodanese-like domain-containing protein has translation MTAPITLDPRQARSRLHELTVIDVRTPGEYAGGHLPGAFNIPLDRLDRALPDIRTAAESGEILVVCASGTRSANACRILAAHGITSATLVGGTGAWAAQGHDLHRPAGAPKTTWGMERQVRLTAGGLVLLGLLLALSVHPAFGLLSAAIAAGLVFSALTDTCGMAAVLARLPHNRPRRADLDATLLGLRGTRNGESR, from the coding sequence ATGACCGCACCCATCACCCTCGACCCGCGCCAGGCCCGTTCCCGCCTGCACGAGCTGACCGTCATCGACGTCCGCACCCCCGGCGAATACGCCGGCGGGCACCTGCCCGGCGCCTTCAACATCCCGCTCGACCGGCTCGACCGGGCCCTGCCCGACATCCGCACCGCCGCCGAGAGCGGCGAGATCCTCGTCGTCTGTGCCTCCGGCACCCGCTCGGCGAACGCCTGCCGCATCCTCGCCGCCCACGGCATCACCAGTGCCACCCTCGTCGGAGGCACCGGCGCCTGGGCGGCCCAGGGCCACGACCTGCACCGGCCCGCGGGGGCCCCGAAGACGACCTGGGGCATGGAACGCCAGGTGCGCCTCACCGCGGGTGGCCTCGTCCTGCTGGGCCTCCTGCTCGCCCTGAGCGTCCACCCGGCCTTCGGGTTGCTGTCCGCCGCCATCGCCGCCGGCCTGGTCTTCTCCGCGCTGACCGACACCTGTGGCATGGCGGCCGTACTCGCCAGGCTGCCCCACAACCGGCCCCGCCGGGCGGACCTGGACGCCACGCTCCTCGGACTGCGCGGCACCCGGAACGGCGAGTCCCGGTAA
- a CDS encoding sulfite exporter TauE/SafE family protein translates to MTGLLLALAAGAVVGLALGGLGGGGSVLAVPALIYLLGLTPAEATTASLVIVTVTSVTALTGHARDGHVAWRTGLLSAAAGIVPAMLAGAAAGHLPQSVLTAGFACVAGLAAFRMLRPVRKQPPGPIRPAKAGAAGAGLGAVTGFLGVGGGFLAVPALVSVLGLAMRTAVGTSLLVVTINSLAALIARAGTGTHLDWAVTGPFTGAAILGAWDGKRLAEKVAGETLQRVFACVLLAVAASMLADVLL, encoded by the coding sequence ATGACCGGACTCCTTCTCGCGCTCGCCGCGGGCGCCGTCGTCGGCCTCGCCCTCGGCGGGCTCGGTGGTGGCGGCAGCGTCCTGGCGGTGCCCGCCCTGATCTACCTGCTCGGCCTCACCCCGGCGGAGGCGACCACCGCGAGCCTGGTCATCGTCACCGTCACCTCGGTGACGGCCCTGACCGGGCACGCCCGCGACGGCCATGTGGCCTGGCGCACCGGGCTGCTGTCCGCCGCCGCCGGCATCGTGCCGGCGATGCTCGCCGGGGCGGCCGCCGGCCACCTGCCGCAGTCCGTACTGACCGCGGGCTTCGCCTGTGTCGCGGGCCTGGCCGCCTTCCGGATGCTGCGACCCGTGCGGAAGCAGCCGCCCGGCCCCATCCGCCCGGCAAAGGCCGGCGCCGCCGGAGCCGGGCTGGGCGCGGTGACCGGATTCCTCGGAGTGGGCGGCGGCTTCCTCGCCGTACCCGCCCTGGTGAGTGTCCTCGGACTGGCCATGCGCACCGCCGTGGGCACCAGCCTCCTGGTCGTCACGATCAACTCGCTGGCCGCACTCATCGCCCGCGCCGGCACCGGGACACACCTGGACTGGGCGGTGACGGGGCCCTTCACCGGGGCGGCCATCCTGGGTGCCTGGGACGGCAAACGCCTGGCGGAGAAGGTGGCGGGCGAGACCCTCCAGAGGGTCTTCGCCTGCGTCCTGCTCGCGGTGGCCGCGTCCATGCTCGCCGACGTACTCCTGTGA
- a CDS encoding MBL fold metallo-hydrolase, whose amino-acid sequence MFFIDTIELEGLGNRAYLAGGRHTAVAVDPPRDIDRVLAAAARRGVRITHVAETHLHNDYVTGGLELARVTGAAYLVPAGARVAFTRVPVTDGDVSAVDAGLALRAVATPGHTPHHTSYVLEDNGLPVAAFTGGSLLIGTVGRPDLVEPRLTEHLARSQYASAHRLAAELPDETPVLPTHGFGSFCSAAQAEGDTTTIGREKAGNIAFTADADTFVARLLDGLEDVPAYYTHMGPANAAGPAPVDLTPPSVADAEEIAARLAAGEWVVDLRSRIAFAEGHVAGSFNFEADGRLATYLAWMIPWGKPVTLLAESAEQLAAAQRELVRVGIDRPAAAATGTPERWVPDGSRPVSFPRSTFAGLAGRGTDDVVVLDVRRSSERAAGRIGGSVHIPVHELHRRLGEVPPGTVWVHCAGGMRAAIAASLLDAAGRDVVAVDDRFDAAAAAGLDVITG is encoded by the coding sequence ATGTTCTTCATCGACACCATCGAGCTGGAGGGGCTGGGCAACCGCGCCTACCTGGCCGGCGGCAGGCACACGGCCGTGGCGGTGGATCCGCCGCGCGACATCGACCGGGTGCTCGCGGCCGCCGCCCGGCGCGGGGTGCGCATAACGCACGTGGCCGAGACCCACCTCCACAACGACTACGTCACCGGCGGCCTGGAACTGGCCCGGGTGACGGGCGCCGCCTATCTGGTGCCGGCCGGGGCACGGGTGGCGTTCACCCGCGTGCCGGTGACCGACGGCGACGTGTCCGCCGTCGACGCCGGGCTCGCCCTGCGGGCGGTCGCCACCCCCGGCCACACCCCGCACCACACCTCGTACGTGCTGGAGGACAACGGCCTGCCGGTGGCCGCGTTCACCGGCGGTTCGCTGCTCATCGGCACCGTGGGCCGCCCGGACCTGGTCGAACCCCGCCTGACCGAGCACCTGGCGCGTTCCCAGTACGCCTCCGCACACCGTCTGGCGGCCGAACTGCCGGACGAGACACCCGTACTGCCCACCCACGGCTTCGGCAGCTTCTGCTCCGCGGCCCAGGCCGAGGGGGACACCACCACGATCGGCAGGGAGAAGGCCGGGAACATCGCGTTCACCGCGGACGCGGACACCTTCGTCGCCCGCCTGCTGGACGGACTCGAGGACGTCCCCGCGTACTACACACACATGGGTCCGGCCAACGCCGCCGGGCCGGCCCCGGTGGACCTCACCCCGCCGTCCGTCGCCGACGCCGAAGAGATCGCCGCACGGCTGGCCGCCGGGGAGTGGGTGGTCGATCTGCGCAGCCGGATCGCGTTCGCCGAAGGGCACGTCGCCGGCTCGTTCAACTTCGAGGCGGACGGCCGGCTCGCCACCTACCTGGCCTGGATGATCCCGTGGGGCAAACCGGTCACGCTGCTGGCCGAGTCCGCCGAACAACTGGCCGCCGCCCAGCGCGAACTGGTCCGGGTCGGCATCGACCGCCCCGCGGCCGCCGCCACCGGCACACCGGAGCGGTGGGTGCCGGACGGCAGCCGGCCGGTGTCCTTCCCGCGGTCCACGTTCGCCGGACTGGCCGGGCGCGGTACGGACGACGTGGTCGTCCTCGACGTACGACGGTCCTCGGAACGAGCCGCCGGACGCATCGGGGGTTCCGTGCACATCCCGGTGCACGAACTGCACCGGCGGCTGGGCGAGGTACCCCCCGGCACGGTGTGGGTGCACTGCGCCGGCGGCATGCGCGCCGCGATCGCCGCCTCGTTGCTGGACGCCGCGGGCCGAGACGTGGTGGCCGTGGACGACCGGTTCGACGCCGCCGCGGCCGCCGGACTCGACGTGATCACCGGCTGA
- a CDS encoding metal-sensitive transcriptional regulator → MELDMAADELKAVVNRLRRAQGQIAGVIRMIEEGRDCEEVVTQLAAASRALDKAGFAIIATGLQRCLSDSEAADGDDREKMRARLEKLFLSLA, encoded by the coding sequence GTGGAACTGGACATGGCGGCGGACGAGCTGAAGGCCGTGGTCAACCGGCTGCGCCGGGCGCAGGGCCAGATCGCCGGAGTGATCAGGATGATCGAGGAGGGGCGGGACTGCGAGGAAGTGGTCACGCAGCTCGCGGCGGCGTCGCGCGCCCTGGACAAGGCGGGCTTCGCGATCATCGCCACGGGGCTGCAGCGCTGCCTGTCCGACTCCGAGGCGGCCGACGGCGACGACCGCGAAAAGATGCGGGCCCGGCTGGAGAAACTGTTCCTGTCCCTGGCCTGA
- a CDS encoding glycosyltransferase family 2 protein: MADTKLSIVIPYKQRLRNIRAVFTSLAEQTLDQGEFEVVVGAMEYDPGFVSLCREFTGRLRIVSVLTAEDWNTSKARNLGIRHATGQVVVVLDADVALAPDALRTLWERYYQHGQNLCVQGQVFGYDEVIDGDVDTVEEQPYDVYRATFAELAGADRSHLDPRWSPEYAAAFARFPWAFVRTGFMALPTATIRRHGLLLDEGFTGWGAEDQEWGLRISRTGTPIVLGQGLYGIHLPHRRDFAAQDRSATETNRYYLAKWPRLELELALAFGGWLEADRLYPEAERELAGAAAGFRLGVVRGTVGGARVLAVGALLGPGRDGVRSVADPEVHALFGRAPHAWEEVLPLAGFALPYADGAVEECHLLPPVARLPERYRAAVRKEAERVARKVLAAPAPAAAVA; encoded by the coding sequence ATGGCCGATACGAAGCTCAGCATCGTCATCCCCTACAAGCAGCGCCTGCGGAACATCCGGGCCGTCTTCACCTCACTGGCCGAACAGACCCTGGACCAAGGGGAGTTCGAGGTCGTGGTGGGGGCGATGGAGTACGACCCCGGGTTCGTGAGCCTGTGCCGGGAGTTCACCGGCCGGCTGCGGATCGTCTCCGTACTCACCGCCGAGGACTGGAACACCAGCAAGGCCCGCAACCTCGGCATCAGACACGCCACCGGGCAGGTCGTCGTGGTCCTCGACGCGGACGTGGCCCTCGCCCCCGACGCCCTGCGCACCCTGTGGGAACGCTATTACCAGCACGGGCAGAACCTCTGCGTCCAGGGACAGGTCTTCGGCTACGACGAGGTCATCGACGGCGACGTCGACACGGTCGAGGAGCAGCCCTACGACGTCTACCGCGCCACCTTCGCGGAACTCGCCGGCGCCGACCGCTCGCACCTCGACCCGCGCTGGTCCCCCGAGTACGCGGCCGCCTTCGCCCGCTTCCCCTGGGCGTTCGTCCGGACCGGTTTCATGGCCCTGCCCACGGCCACCATCCGCCGGCACGGCCTGCTGCTGGACGAGGGGTTCACGGGATGGGGCGCCGAGGACCAGGAGTGGGGCCTCAGGATCTCCCGCACGGGCACGCCCATCGTCCTGGGACAGGGCCTCTACGGCATCCATCTCCCCCACCGCCGCGACTTCGCCGCCCAGGACCGCTCGGCGACCGAGACCAACCGTTACTACCTGGCCAAGTGGCCGCGGCTGGAACTGGAGTTGGCACTCGCCTTCGGCGGCTGGCTGGAGGCCGACCGTCTCTACCCGGAGGCCGAACGGGAGTTGGCCGGGGCCGCGGCGGGGTTCCGCCTCGGTGTCGTACGGGGCACGGTCGGCGGTGCCCGGGTACTGGCCGTGGGCGCGCTGCTCGGCCCCGGGCGCGACGGCGTCCGTTCCGTGGCCGACCCCGAGGTGCACGCGCTGTTCGGGCGGGCGCCCCACGCCTGGGAGGAGGTGCTGCCGCTGGCCGGGTTCGCCCTGCCCTACGCGGACGGCGCGGTCGAGGAGTGCCACCTCCTGCCGCCCGTCGCGCGCCTGCCCGAGCGCTATCGCGCGGCGGTGCGCAAGGAGGCCGAGCGTGTCGCGCGGAAGGTCCTCGCCGCACCGGCACCGGCCGCCGCCGTCGCCTGA
- a CDS encoding ABC transporter ATP-binding protein: MTNLARTAAWLLRLAWTTDRGRLLKAAALLFLGYLATPAVALGLRAFTDRLLGGDLPAALTTAGLIALALTAELMLGHFAHLYYFELGEQAEWRINDELIGHANGTDGIEHLDSSAFADTMILVREDIQKTRAYIEALLQIAALSVQLTLTTVLLGSLDPWLLLLPLAALPPVVMGHRAQHTADTAKEKAAEHNRRARHLLHVATSSHSAQEARLFAADEALVGLHDRSWHTATRLITRGQLSAAALRALGQLAFTLACFAAVYLVLRRAADGEVSIGGVVMVITMAVQINVQVAAALGMLATLQTAGLTARRLEALRTWPAFGPAAAGPSAAEPVPARLTRGIRLEGVSFTYPGTDRPVLRDVDLHLPAGHTIALVGENGAGKSTLVKLLCGLYQPTSGRILVDGVDLRDIPPQEWKARVATLFQDFARFELTLRENVGLGERHRIDDDALLLGAIGKAGAERVLHRVPQGLDGALGRGYTDGSELSGGQWQSLGLARAALREHPLLMVLDEPASALDAAAEHAVFERYAGSAHKVGRDGGVTLFVSHRFSTVLMADRIVVLDGGTVAEHGSHTELLARRGLYADLFSLQARSYR, translated from the coding sequence ATGACGAACCTCGCCCGCACCGCGGCCTGGCTGCTCAGGCTCGCCTGGACCACCGACCGCGGCCGCCTCCTCAAGGCCGCCGCCCTGCTCTTCCTCGGCTACCTGGCCACCCCGGCCGTCGCCCTCGGCCTGCGCGCCTTCACCGACCGCCTGCTCGGCGGCGACCTGCCGGCCGCGCTCACCACCGCGGGTCTGATCGCCCTGGCCCTGACCGCGGAACTCATGCTCGGCCACTTCGCCCACCTGTACTACTTCGAACTGGGCGAACAGGCCGAATGGCGGATCAACGACGAACTGATCGGCCACGCCAACGGCACCGACGGCATCGAACACCTGGACAGCTCCGCCTTCGCCGACACCATGATCCTGGTCCGCGAGGACATCCAGAAGACCCGCGCCTACATCGAGGCCCTGCTGCAAATAGCCGCGCTGTCGGTGCAGCTCACGCTGACCACCGTGCTCCTCGGCTCGCTGGACCCCTGGCTGCTGCTCCTGCCCCTCGCCGCGCTGCCGCCCGTCGTCATGGGCCACCGCGCCCAGCACACGGCCGACACCGCCAAGGAGAAGGCCGCCGAGCACAACCGGCGCGCCCGGCACCTGCTGCACGTGGCCACCTCCTCCCACTCCGCCCAGGAAGCCCGCCTGTTCGCCGCCGACGAGGCGTTGGTGGGCCTGCACGACCGCAGCTGGCACACCGCGACCCGCCTCATCACACGCGGCCAGCTCTCCGCGGCGGCACTGCGCGCCCTCGGCCAGCTCGCCTTCACCCTGGCCTGCTTCGCCGCCGTCTACCTCGTCCTGCGCCGGGCCGCCGACGGCGAGGTCAGCATCGGCGGCGTGGTCATGGTGATCACCATGGCGGTGCAGATCAACGTGCAGGTGGCCGCTGCCCTCGGCATGCTCGCCACGCTCCAGACGGCCGGCCTGACCGCGCGCCGCCTCGAAGCCCTGCGCACCTGGCCGGCCTTTGGCCCCGCGGCCGCCGGACCGTCCGCCGCCGAACCGGTCCCCGCGCGGCTCACGCGGGGCATCCGCCTCGAAGGCGTCAGCTTCACCTACCCGGGCACCGACCGGCCGGTCCTGCGCGACGTCGACCTCCACCTGCCCGCCGGGCACACCATCGCCCTGGTCGGCGAGAACGGGGCCGGCAAGAGCACACTGGTCAAACTGCTGTGCGGGCTGTACCAGCCCACCAGCGGACGCATCCTGGTGGACGGCGTCGACCTGAGGGACATCCCGCCCCAGGAGTGGAAGGCCCGCGTGGCCACGCTCTTCCAGGACTTCGCGCGTTTCGAACTGACCCTGCGCGAGAACGTGGGGCTGGGCGAACGGCACCGCATCGACGACGACGCGCTGCTCCTCGGGGCGATCGGGAAGGCGGGCGCCGAACGCGTGCTGCACCGGGTGCCGCAGGGCCTGGACGGGGCACTCGGCCGGGGCTACACCGACGGCAGCGAACTGTCCGGCGGACAGTGGCAGTCCCTGGGCCTCGCCCGCGCCGCGCTGCGCGAGCACCCGCTGCTGATGGTGCTCGACGAACCGGCGTCCGCGCTGGACGCGGCCGCCGAGCACGCCGTCTTCGAGCGGTACGCCGGCTCCGCCCACAAGGTCGGCCGCGACGGCGGTGTCACGCTGTTCGTCTCCCACCGCTTCTCCACCGTGCTGATGGCCGACCGGATCGTGGTCCTCGACGGCGGCACCGTCGCCGAACACGGCTCCCACACCGAACTCCTCGCCCGGCGCGGCCTGTACGCCGACCTGTTCTCCCTCCAGGCCCGCAGCTACCGCTGA
- a CDS encoding ABC transporter ATP-binding protein encodes MTVLISKARRRARRWLDIAVLLRHVPPGTRALAMLLNVLLGLLPLTFVVAMSVMLERVPDAVGDGRAGAWAALVTVLGIAGAAFGAQQALAPFQAALGEAVVRHVDQRCRGELMRAALADAPAMALDDPHLLDRLDVAREAFDRASASPGDAAAGGLALIARYTQLAGAVALVGYAVDPAAAVVIGVTALVIRFGQRGSLGAFGDFYDGLAADKRKATYLKNLATGTHAAKEIRLLGLVEWMRARHRADTTAYLSRMWRGRRRILGRPFVVLALVGLAGGAVTVTRLALAGDGGGLSLLRLSIALQAVLILMRFGVYFPEADVQTQYGLIALDAMKAFRAGARDLPALAPSRSVPATGLPRTAIRFENVRFGYTPDGPAVIDGLDLELPAGTSTAVVGLNGAGKTTLVKLLTRLYDPTGGRITVDGHPLTDIDAREWHRRFAVIFQDYVRYELSAADNIALGAPHLPADDDRLLDAARRAGAEDVIDRLPQGLRTVLSRQYHQGRDLSGGQWQRIGLARALHAVHSGASVMVLDEPTAQLDVRAEVAFFDRFLDLTRGLTTLIISHRFSSVRRADQIVVLDGGRVAERGTHDELLAAGGRYAELFRLQAERFTDGTDQQPDHHDQLVTTTMTDTAS; translated from the coding sequence GTGACCGTACTGATCTCCAAGGCCCGCCGAAGGGCGCGGCGCTGGCTCGACATCGCGGTGCTGCTGCGCCATGTCCCGCCCGGGACAAGGGCGTTGGCGATGCTGCTGAACGTGCTGCTCGGCCTGCTGCCCCTGACGTTCGTGGTCGCCATGAGCGTGATGCTGGAGCGTGTCCCGGACGCGGTCGGCGACGGGCGGGCGGGAGCGTGGGCGGCGCTGGTGACGGTGCTCGGCATCGCGGGTGCCGCGTTCGGCGCGCAGCAGGCCCTCGCGCCGTTCCAGGCGGCGCTGGGCGAAGCCGTCGTACGCCACGTCGACCAGCGCTGCCGGGGCGAGCTGATGCGCGCCGCGCTCGCCGATGCGCCCGCCATGGCGCTGGACGATCCCCACCTGCTCGACCGCCTGGACGTGGCGCGGGAAGCCTTCGACCGGGCCTCGGCCTCGCCCGGCGACGCCGCGGCCGGCGGCCTGGCGCTGATCGCCCGCTACACCCAACTGGCCGGTGCCGTCGCCCTGGTGGGATACGCCGTCGACCCGGCGGCCGCCGTGGTCATCGGGGTGACGGCGCTGGTCATCCGGTTCGGCCAGCGCGGCTCGCTCGGCGCCTTCGGCGACTTCTACGACGGGCTCGCCGCGGACAAGCGCAAGGCCACCTACCTCAAGAACCTCGCCACCGGCACGCACGCCGCCAAGGAGATCCGCCTGCTCGGACTGGTCGAGTGGATGCGGGCCCGGCACCGCGCCGACACCACCGCCTACCTTTCGCGCATGTGGCGCGGCAGGCGCCGGATCCTCGGCCGCCCGTTCGTCGTACTCGCCCTGGTCGGCCTCGCCGGCGGCGCCGTCACCGTCACCAGGCTGGCGCTCGCCGGAGACGGCGGGGGACTGAGTCTGCTGCGCCTGAGCATCGCGCTGCAGGCCGTACTGATCCTCATGCGTTTCGGCGTGTACTTCCCCGAGGCCGACGTGCAGACCCAGTACGGGCTGATCGCGCTCGACGCGATGAAGGCGTTCCGCGCCGGCGCCCGTGACCTGCCGGCCCTCGCGCCCAGCCGGTCGGTCCCGGCCACCGGACTGCCCCGCACCGCCATCCGGTTCGAGAACGTGCGCTTCGGTTACACCCCCGACGGGCCCGCGGTCATCGACGGCCTCGATCTCGAACTGCCCGCGGGCACCTCCACGGCCGTCGTCGGCCTCAACGGCGCGGGCAAGACGACCCTGGTCAAACTGCTCACCCGGCTGTACGACCCCACCGGAGGCCGCATCACGGTCGACGGCCACCCGCTGACGGACATCGACGCACGCGAGTGGCACCGCCGCTTCGCGGTGATCTTCCAGGACTACGTGCGCTACGAACTCAGCGCCGCCGACAACATCGCGCTCGGCGCCCCCCACCTCCCCGCCGACGACGACCGGCTCCTGGACGCCGCCCGGCGGGCGGGCGCCGAGGACGTCATCGACCGCCTGCCCCAAGGGCTGCGCACGGTCCTGTCCCGCCAGTACCACCAGGGACGCGACCTGTCCGGCGGCCAGTGGCAGCGCATCGGCCTGGCCCGCGCCCTGCACGCGGTGCACTCGGGCGCCTCCGTCATGGTCCTCGACGAACCCACGGCCCAGCTCGACGTACGCGCGGAGGTCGCCTTCTTCGACCGCTTCCTCGACCTCACCCGCGGCCTGACCACACTGATCATCTCCCACCGCTTCTCCAGCGTCCGCCGCGCCGACCAGATCGTCGTCCTCGACGGCGGCCGGGTCGCCGAACGCGGCACGCACGACGAACTCCTCGCGGCCGGCGGACGCTACGCCGAGCTGTTCCGGCTCCAGGCCGAGCGGTTCACCGACGGCACGGACCAACAACCCGACCACCACGACCAGTTGGTGACGACGACGATGACGGACACGGCCTCATGA